One Poecilia reticulata strain Guanapo linkage group LG4, Guppy_female_1.0+MT, whole genome shotgun sequence genomic window carries:
- the LOC108166259 gene encoding cortexin-1-like produces the protein MLTSSSPLMNAFPFFSTLQPNTPTIQSVCKPCLRAPWRMNDVPTLDYESLMSPASSSLPSSPGSGGSSPPLALVTVDTEQRTALAFVGLLMLFLVFLLVRCFRILLDPYSRMPASSWTDHKEGLERGQFDYALV, from the coding sequence ATGCTGACTTCTTCATCACCTCTCATGAACGCCTTCCCCTTCTTCTCCACACTTCAACCCAACACACCCACCATCCAGTCGGTGTGTAAGCCCTGTCTCCGGGCCCCGTGGAGAATGAACGATGTACCCACCCTTGACTACGAGTCGCTGATGTCCCCGGCCAGCTCCTCACTGCCCAGCAGCCCaggcagcggcggcagcagccCTCCCCTCGCCTTGGTCACGGTGGACACTGAGCAGCGTACCGCTTTGGCCTTCGTAGGCCTCCTCATGCTTTTCTTGGTCTTCCTGCTCGTCAGATGCTTCAGGATCCTGTTGGACCCATACAGTCGCATGCCTGCATCATCCTGGACTGACCACAAGGAGGGCCTAGAGAGGGGTCAGTTTGATTATGCACTGGTGTAG
- the LOC103464116 gene encoding uncharacterized protein LOC103464116 — protein sequence MTSKPHKENKSHTNPQRRENKDVPSHLSEIQNKLIAAGTSFIQQFDKSETKMKPVVLRLHMISEEVEQIQEMTNKIRPVGAVVGGIGLLACVATAPFTAGFRLFAAFGAVAGPLGAVCGQIGLVVDSLTVGWRLAVASAKDDVADGPVIGAVITAAVVGLIVFAVAGVLVEDRGPFIAVAANFSAGATAAAASVASTGAVSVVGSNLIKIITERKKAKEAGGKGEQFVEMLKPLKRMLKVTKATCNLLEEESYEVLVKYTLRDVDKFLVLLKKVKVLKEMSESVLILGTLISITPTPEAQQEIRNAIKDAALQSQKITEDFAKIKQKLSDYKIIVSP from the coding sequence ATGACCTCCAAACCCCATAAAGAGAACAAAAGCCATACCAACCCACAAAGAAGAGAGAACAAAGATGTCCCTTCTCATCTGTCCGAGATACAGAATAAACTGATTGCAGCTGGAACGTCATTCATTCAGCAGTTTGACAAAAGTGAAACCAAGATGAAACCTGTTGTCCTTAGGCTTCATATGATTTCTGAAGAAGTTGAGCAAATTCAGGAGATGACGAACAAAATTAGACCAGTTGGAGCTGTGGTGGGAGGTATAGGATTGCTTGCTTGTGTCGCTACAGCTCCATTCACTGCAGGATTCCgtttatttgctgcttttggTGCTGTTGCTGGACCTCTTGGGGCTGTTTGTGGACAAATCGGCTTGGTTGTAGACTCACTCACTGTAGGTTGGAGGTTAGCTGTTGCTTCTGCTAAAGATGATGTTGCTGATGGACCCGTTATAGGAGCTGTTATTACTGCAGCTGTTGTTGGacttattgtttttgctgttgctgGAGTTTTAGTTGAAGATAGAGGTCCATTTATTGCTGTTGCCGCTAACTTTTCTGCTGgagctactgctgctgctgcttctgttgcAAGTACAGGTGCAGTTAGTGTTGTTGGCTCAAATCTGATAAAAATCataacagagaggaaaaaagcaaaagaagccGGGGGTAAGGGGGAACAATTTGTGGAGATGCTTAAACCTCTTAAAAGAATGCTTAAAGTCACAAAGGCCACATGTAATCTGTTGGAGGAAGAATCATATGAAGTTCTTGTGAAATACACCCTGAGAGATGTAGATAagtttctggttctgctcaaAAAGGTAAAAGTGCTTAAGGAGATGAGTGAATCAGTCTTAATACTAGGAACACTCATCAGCATCACACCAACACCTGAAGCACAGCAGGAGATAAGAAATGCCATCAAAGATGCAGCTCTTCAAAGTCAGAAGATCACTGAAGACTTTgcaaagataaaacagaaacttaGTGATTACAAGATAATAGTCAGCCCCTGA